From a single Desulfonatronum thioautotrophicum genomic region:
- a CDS encoding addiction module antidote protein: MTQKIKIADLPEFDITEHLDSEETIAAYLTMVIEENNPSELAHALGVVARARGMTQVAREAGMGREALYKALRPNAQPRFETVAKVCSALGVKLVAQPIHH; the protein is encoded by the coding sequence CCCAAAAGATCAAAATAGCTGACCTGCCGGAGTTCGACATCACCGAGCACCTGGACAGTGAAGAAACCATCGCTGCCTACCTAACGATGGTGATTGAAGAAAATAACCCTTCTGAACTGGCCCACGCGCTCGGCGTAGTGGCTCGGGCACGCGGGATGACCCAAGTGGCCCGAGAAGCTGGTATGGGGCGAGAGGCACTCTATAAAGCGCTACGACCCAATGCTCAACCTCGCTTTGAAACAGTTGCCAAAGTCTGTTCAGCCCTTGGGGTCAAATTGGTGGCGCAGCCGATACACCACTGA